In the genome of Pelosinus sp. IPA-1, one region contains:
- a CDS encoding type II toxin-antitoxin system RelE/ParE family toxin, with translation MYEIIFYEDAHGNSPVDELISKLDQKAEKNNKDARIQLKQIMYQIDVLENVGTRCSSEYVKYIRNDIWELRPGDNRILLFGWKNNKIVLLHSFRKTTNETPRRQIERAEREIQDWVSRHGK, from the coding sequence ATGTACGAAATCATTTTCTACGAAGACGCCCATGGAAATTCCCCAGTTGACGAACTCATCAGCAAGCTCGACCAAAAAGCGGAAAAAAATAACAAAGATGCTCGAATCCAGCTAAAGCAAATCATGTACCAAATCGATGTCCTTGAAAACGTCGGAACTCGTTGTTCTAGCGAATATGTAAAATACATTCGTAATGACATATGGGAACTCCGACCGGGTGACAATCGAATTTTGTTATTCGGCTGGAAGAATAACAAAATCGTCCTTTTACATTCATTCCGCAAAACAACAAATGAGACACCAAGAAGACAAATCGAGCGAGCTGAAAGAGAAATCCAAGACTGGGTAAGTAGACATGGGAAGTAG
- a CDS encoding helix-turn-helix transcriptional regulator: protein MRTWNDVRGKIKSISQEEKDEIKLSAKLVGQLITRREELGISQRQLSIRSGLQQASIARLEKYNAIPRIDTFARLSKSLGLEIQLVATNPSKE, encoded by the coding sequence ATGAGAACGTGGAACGATGTTAGAGGAAAAATAAAATCAATTAGTCAAGAAGAAAAAGATGAAATCAAATTATCTGCTAAGTTAGTTGGTCAACTTATTACAAGACGTGAGGAATTAGGCATATCGCAAAGACAATTATCTATAAGATCAGGCTTACAACAAGCCTCAATTGCTAGACTTGAGAAATATAATGCTATTCCTCGCATCGACACATTCGCAAGATTATCAAAATCATTAGGTTTGGAGATCCAACTTGTGGCAACAAACCCAAGTAAGGAGTAA